In Clostridiales bacterium, the following proteins share a genomic window:
- the truB gene encoding tRNA pseudouridine(55) synthase TruB: protein MDGIINILKPPNMTSQDVVSYVKKILNVKKAGHTGTLDPGAAGVLPVCIGKATRISEYLMNDKKTYRTEMSIGFKSNTLDKYGDIEKVPYSPEDKDKIYDAFNNFRGKIEQIPPMFSAVKVKGKKLYELARSGITIDRAPRSIFIYSIDIINVEGNNILFDVTCSKGTYIRTLCSDIGKLLSSDAIMTFLLRCRTGPFTLDNSVTLFELEQYVHENNVEAVLFPVESALPDCSRVYIDDALFCKVKNGVGFHINEALRYEKRKREDIILIFNRCNKFAAVGAIDAEGHVKVKKVFLR from the coding sequence TTGGATGGCATAATCAATATATTAAAACCCCCCAATATGACATCTCAGGATGTCGTATCTTACGTAAAAAAAATATTGAATGTTAAAAAGGCCGGACATACCGGCACCCTTGATCCCGGTGCTGCAGGGGTACTTCCGGTATGCATCGGAAAAGCCACGCGGATATCCGAATACCTTATGAATGATAAAAAGACTTACAGGACGGAAATGTCCATAGGTTTTAAAAGCAATACACTGGATAAGTATGGGGATATAGAAAAAGTACCCTATAGTCCTGAGGATAAGGATAAAATATATGATGCATTTAATAATTTTAGGGGGAAAATAGAACAGATACCTCCTATGTTTTCAGCAGTCAAGGTAAAAGGAAAGAAATTATATGAACTGGCAAGATCCGGAATAACTATAGACAGAGCACCGCGATCGATATTCATATACAGCATCGATATCATAAATGTGGAAGGCAATAATATCCTTTTTGACGTTACATGTTCAAAAGGTACCTATATAAGGACGTTATGCAGCGATATAGGCAAACTTTTATCAAGCGATGCAATAATGACTTTTCTTTTGAGATGCCGGACAGGCCCCTTTACTTTAGACAATTCCGTGACATTATTTGAACTTGAACAATATGTACATGAAAATAACGTTGAAGCAGTATTATTTCCGGTGGAAAGCGCCCTTCCTGATTGCAGCAGGGTATATATAGACGACGCATTATTTTGCAAGGTTAAAAATGGCGTCGGATTTCATATAAACGAGGCACTCAGATATGAAAAGAGAAAAAGAGAAGATATCATCCTCATATTTAACCGGTGCAATAAATTTGCTGCTGTAGGAGCCATAGACGCCGAAGGACACGTTAAAGTAAAAAAAGTTTTCTTAAGGTGA
- a CDS encoding bifunctional oligoribonuclease/PAP phosphatase NrnA has translation MTAAKIAEILKEKSNFAITFHVMPDGDSVGSSLALYNVLKRLNKNVDVFSSDKVPDVFSYLPGYDSIKDCSLIGKNAYDALIIIDSGDYERIGKCADIKANITVNIDHHATNDLYADINFVDMNSAAAGELIYQIIKLMEPEIQKDEAACLYTAILTDTGGFRYSNTTPLTHLIAGKLISTGIAFSGIHDIIYRNFEYDSIKLLGKALESIELHYRGRIAFMKLLKSDIGNIDISNISTTDFINYGRDIKSVECAAFIKETGAGEFKVSLRSKNYVDVKSVCEKFGGGGHIRAAGCTIKGNFENAKKSILDELAKALKE, from the coding sequence ATGACGGCAGCTAAAATAGCCGAAATACTTAAGGAAAAGAGCAATTTTGCGATTACTTTTCATGTAATGCCCGACGGTGACAGCGTAGGATCTTCTTTGGCTCTTTATAATGTATTGAAGCGTTTGAATAAAAATGTCGATGTTTTCAGCAGCGACAAGGTGCCTGATGTTTTCTCATATCTTCCAGGATATGATTCAATTAAAGACTGCAGCTTGATAGGCAAAAATGCTTATGATGCATTGATTATAATCGATTCGGGAGATTATGAAAGAATAGGGAAATGCGCGGATATTAAAGCAAATATCACCGTAAATATCGACCATCATGCGACAAACGACCTTTATGCCGATATAAACTTCGTAGATATGAATTCGGCTGCTGCAGGCGAGCTCATATATCAGATCATAAAACTGATGGAACCTGAAATACAAAAGGATGAAGCGGCTTGCCTGTATACTGCTATTCTTACAGATACTGGGGGGTTCAGGTATTCAAATACCACGCCCTTGACGCATCTGATTGCGGGAAAGCTTATTTCAACAGGCATAGCCTTTAGCGGCATACATGACATTATATACAGAAATTTTGAATATGATTCGATTAAACTGCTGGGAAAAGCATTGGAAAGCATTGAATTGCACTACAGAGGCAGAATAGCTTTTATGAAACTTTTAAAGAGCGATATAGGCAATATCGATATAAGCAATATATCGACTACGGATTTTATTAATTACGGAAGGGATATAAAATCTGTTGAATGCGCTGCTTTTATTAAGGAAACGGGAGCCGGCGAGTTTAAAGTAAGCTTGAGGTCCAAAAATTATGTCGATGTCAAATCCGTCTGCGAAAAATTCGGAGGCGGCGGACATATAAGGGCTGCAGGATGTACAATAAAGGGAAATTTTGAGAATGCTAAAAAAAGTATTCTCGACGAACTGGCTAAAGCTTTAAAGGAATGA
- the rbfA gene encoding 30S ribosome-binding factor RbfA: protein MGFERTDRIAEEYKREVSSIIRDEIRDPRVAEFTSITSVSITRDLRYAKIYVSVLGDEKQQGDTITGLKSAAGYIRREMGKRVKLRYTPEIIFELDKSIEHGIYISNLIKKANKAGDDAK from the coding sequence ATGGGATTCGAAAGAACAGACAGGATTGCAGAGGAATATAAAAGAGAGGTAAGCAGCATTATAAGAGATGAAATTCGCGATCCAAGGGTTGCTGAATTTACAAGCATTACATCCGTAAGCATAACGAGAGATTTGAGATATGCAAAAATCTATGTAAGCGTTTTGGGCGATGAAAAACAGCAAGGCGATACCATTACGGGCTTAAAAAGCGCAGCAGGATATATAAGGCGGGAAATGGGCAAAAGGGTTAAGCTCAGGTATACGCCTGAAATAATATTTGAGCTTGATAAATCGATAGAACACGGCATATATATTTCAAACCTCATAAAGAAAGCCAACAAAGCGGGTGATGATGCAAAATGA
- the infB gene encoding translation initiation factor IF-2: MAKLRIYELAKQLNVASKDIIEILKEYNFNIKNHMSVIDDDAQKIVKEYFQVRDEKKEQIKENIIDESAEDGVAKTAKVQKIKSRDTKTKKIDRKSQELNKDKDNDTRERVNKEAKKEAIKSKTIKIPDAITVKELSEKMGRQPSEVIKTLIGLGIMATINQEINFDVVKKLAEKLNIKVEKEEQKNIEEELINDVPDKPEDLKMRPPVVTIMGHVDHGKTSLLDCIRKTHVTLTEAGGITQHIGAYTVNIKGNKITFLDTPGHEAFTSMRARGAMATDVAVLVVAADDGVMPQTVEAINHAKAADVPIVVAINKIDKNNANPDKVKQELTEYGLVAEDWGGDTICVPVSAKTKQGIDTLLEMILLVAEMQELKANPNRPAKGIVIESKLDKGRGPVATVLVKNGTLKVGDPMVAGFTYGKVRAMFNDKGKSVREAGPSIPVEVLGFNEIPDAGDIMYVIGDEKAAKQIVQKRVDENRNKMINDTNRVSLENLFSQIEEGKVKELDIIIKADVQGSVEALEQSLLKLSNENVKIKVIHGGVGAITESDVILASASNAVIIGFSVRPETKARELAEKEKVDIKTYRIIYEAINDVEAAMKGMLEPEYKEVVVGRAEVRALFKVSNIGTIAGCYVTEGKIARSSQIRVIRNGIVVHEGTLASLKRFKDDVKEVAMGFECGLNIDKFNDIKEGDILEAFEMQQIKKEL, from the coding sequence ATGGCTAAATTAAGAATATATGAGCTGGCGAAACAGCTCAATGTAGCTAGTAAGGATATAATAGAGATTTTAAAAGAGTATAATTTTAATATAAAAAATCATATGAGCGTCATAGACGATGATGCCCAGAAAATAGTAAAAGAATATTTTCAGGTAAGAGATGAAAAAAAGGAGCAGATTAAAGAAAATATAATCGATGAAAGCGCCGAAGACGGTGTAGCAAAGACTGCAAAAGTACAAAAAATAAAAAGCAGAGATACAAAGACGAAGAAAATAGATAGAAAAAGCCAGGAACTTAATAAGGATAAGGATAATGACACCCGTGAAAGGGTGAATAAGGAAGCAAAGAAAGAAGCCATAAAATCTAAGACGATAAAGATTCCTGATGCCATTACAGTAAAAGAGTTGTCTGAAAAAATGGGCAGGCAACCGTCCGAGGTAATAAAGACATTGATTGGATTAGGCATTATGGCTACTATAAACCAGGAGATAAATTTTGATGTCGTAAAAAAATTAGCTGAAAAGTTAAATATCAAAGTTGAGAAAGAGGAACAGAAAAACATAGAAGAAGAATTGATAAATGATGTTCCTGATAAACCTGAAGATTTAAAGATGAGACCTCCTGTAGTTACAATCATGGGCCATGTTGATCATGGAAAGACATCACTTTTGGATTGCATCAGGAAAACCCATGTCACACTCACTGAAGCAGGAGGCATAACACAGCATATTGGAGCATACACGGTAAATATAAAGGGAAACAAGATAACCTTTTTAGACACCCCCGGTCATGAAGCTTTTACGTCTATGAGAGCCAGAGGAGCAATGGCCACCGATGTAGCTGTTTTAGTCGTAGCTGCCGATGATGGCGTAATGCCTCAGACAGTTGAGGCCATAAACCACGCAAAAGCCGCTGATGTTCCTATAGTAGTTGCGATTAATAAAATAGATAAAAACAATGCAAATCCAGATAAAGTTAAACAGGAATTGACCGAGTATGGATTGGTTGCAGAAGATTGGGGCGGGGATACCATATGTGTTCCTGTATCCGCAAAAACAAAACAGGGAATCGATACGCTGCTTGAAATGATACTCCTTGTTGCCGAAATGCAGGAATTAAAAGCAAATCCCAATAGACCGGCAAAAGGTATAGTTATTGAATCAAAACTGGATAAGGGAAGGGGACCTGTTGCTACCGTCCTTGTAAAGAACGGTACATTAAAGGTTGGAGACCCGATGGTTGCGGGATTCACTTATGGAAAAGTCAGGGCTATGTTCAATGACAAGGGAAAAAGCGTCAGAGAAGCGGGCCCTTCGATACCTGTTGAAGTCTTGGGCTTTAATGAAATACCTGATGCAGGGGATATAATGTATGTAATAGGTGATGAAAAAGCCGCAAAGCAAATAGTTCAAAAAAGAGTCGACGAGAACAGAAATAAAATGATAAACGATACAAATAGAGTATCTTTGGAAAACTTGTTCAGTCAAATTGAAGAAGGAAAGGTTAAAGAATTAGATATTATTATAAAAGCCGATGTTCAGGGTTCTGTCGAAGCATTGGAGCAATCCCTTTTAAAACTTTCCAATGAAAATGTTAAAATAAAGGTAATTCATGGAGGTGTCGGGGCAATAACCGAATCTGATGTCATTTTGGCATCGGCATCGAATGCCGTAATCATCGGTTTCAGTGTCAGGCCTGAAACAAAGGCAAGAGAGCTTGCCGAAAAGGAAAAAGTCGATATCAAGACTTACAGGATTATATACGAGGCTATAAATGATGTTGAAGCCGCTATGAAGGGAATGCTTGAGCCTGAGTATAAGGAAGTTGTTGTTGGAAGGGCCGAAGTGAGAGCCCTGTTCAAGGTTTCAAATATCGGTACCATAGCTGGATGCTATGTCACGGAAGGCAAAATAGCAAGAAGCAGCCAGATAAGAGTGATAAGGAACGGAATAGTGGTTCACGAAGGAACTTTAGCATCATTGAAGAGATTCAAAGATGATGTGAAAGAAGTAGCCATGGGCTTTGAATGCGGCCTCAATATCGACAAATTCAATGATATCAAAGAAGGGGACATTTTAGAAGCATTTGAAATGCAGCAAATAAAAAAAGAATTATAA
- a CDS encoding ribosomal L7Ae/L30e/S12e/Gadd45 family protein: protein MNDAKFYSFLGIIKKSGNLSSGYNTCEIQIKKGKGKMVLVAEDASHGTQDKFVNMCKANNIPFIIHGNKGDIGSSIGKMPTSVIVINDENMSKVVLNMLR from the coding sequence ATGAATGATGCTAAGTTTTATTCATTCTTAGGTATAATAAAAAAATCAGGGAATTTATCTTCAGGATATAATACATGTGAGATTCAAATAAAAAAGGGGAAAGGGAAAATGGTTTTGGTTGCAGAAGATGCATCGCATGGCACGCAGGACAAATTTGTAAATATGTGCAAGGCTAATAACATACCTTTTATAATCCATGGAAACAAAGGAGATATAGGCAGCAGCATAGGTAAAATGCCAACATCGGTTATCGTAATAAATGATGAAAATATGTCAAAGGTGGTTTTAAATATGCTGAGATAA
- a CDS encoding YlxR family protein, whose translation MKKKKVPLRKCLGCQETKPKKELLRIVRSAHTNEIKIDLTGKLSGRGAYICNNLDCLEKAYKAKRIERALESPISDDVYNELRKEITPDE comes from the coding sequence TTGAAGAAAAAAAAAGTCCCTTTAAGGAAATGCCTGGGTTGTCAGGAGACCAAGCCTAAGAAGGAGCTTTTGAGAATCGTGCGGTCCGCGCATACTAATGAAATCAAAATCGACCTTACGGGCAAACTATCAGGAAGAGGTGCATATATCTGCAATAACCTTGACTGCCTTGAAAAGGCCTATAAGGCTAAAAGAATAGAAAGAGCACTTGAAAGCCCGATCTCCGATGATGTTTATAATGAACTGAGAAAGGAGATAACACCTGATGAATGA
- the rimP gene encoding ribosome maturation factor RimP — MIRKKMDRYIEDIVKPITDKLGIVLIDVEYKKEGNNYVLRLVIDSKNGVTIDDCENVSKLVSDKLDEDDPIENSYSLEVQSPGERVLKSDREFDYFKGRNVEVKLYEQMQGKKIFDGKLIGLENDLIKIEDHDKIYEFQKNKVSSVRLKIIF, encoded by the coding sequence ATGATCAGAAAAAAGATGGACCGTTATATTGAGGACATTGTAAAGCCCATAACAGATAAGCTTGGCATAGTACTTATAGATGTTGAATATAAAAAAGAGGGAAATAATTATGTGCTAAGGCTGGTGATCGATAGTAAAAACGGTGTTACGATAGATGATTGTGAAAACGTCAGCAAGCTTGTAAGCGATAAACTGGATGAAGATGATCCTATCGAAAATAGCTATAGTTTGGAGGTACAGTCCCCTGGCGAAAGAGTACTGAAAAGTGACAGGGAGTTTGACTACTTCAAGGGCAGGAATGTGGAAGTAAAGCTTTACGAACAGATGCAGGGAAAGAAAATTTTTGACGGAAAACTTATAGGCCTTGAAAATGATTTGATAAAAATTGAAGATCATGATAAAATATATGAATTTCAAAAAAATAAAGTTTCCAGTGTCAGACTCAAAATTATTTTTTAA